TTTTTACAGACACTTCTCTGAGCTGTAGCTGGCAGTCCCTGTCCAAACTGTGTGTTGAAAAGTGGAGAGCTGGCCTCCAATGCAGGATTGTACATGGTACAACAGCTACAAACAGATATAGAGGCCATCCACAGTGTGGATTATGCTCACAGACTGAAACTCTTCAGCATCTATTTCTTGTCTGACACCACTTTTTGATGCAACACGGATATGTATTGTTTCTTGGACAAGAGGAGGTCTtttctcattcattttgtttgtatttggacACTAATACGGtcaaaagaaaaagggagagtTAATACGAGACCACTGTTAATCAGGATGCCAACATGAGTGCAAATGTATGCTGATGATGTGACGATGCTCATTAACCGAAAGTTTCTACATTCAGCGGAACATCCAGGCACCTGCTTGATGCATCTGTTATTGTGCTACAAGGATGGACCTCATACAAGTATGATAGAAGAGGAGTTTAAATGAGGTTTATAAGATCGTCAtatcaattaaaacatttatctgCCGAGCATTTAGCATCCCTCACCTCATCGTTTGGTTTTTAAGAACACAAACTAGCACAAAGTGGAAAATTTAGCTGCTAAAGGGAATAAAGCTCTTTTTAGAAGCAAATAGAGttatcattttatatcatatatcatatatatatacatatatatatagtatatgatatgatatgatgatcATGTGTCAATGTATGTCAATCATTTTTTCCAATGCCCCCAGGAAGAAAAGAATCTATAAATACagctttaatttttttattcaaattatatATAACAGAGCATCTCCAGTTCTGACCCTGTACTCCACAATGTCTTTATCTCCGAGCAGATGTATGGTTTGATCTGGCTCATTGACCTGAGGAATAAGATGGACGCCATCGACCTGCTGATCATGTTGACCTCTGCAGTCTGCCATGACCTCGACCACACAGGATACAATAATGCCTATCAggttagtgtaaaaaaaaacaccctctcTGTGCTTTCACAGGCTGTAAGGATGGTGTAATTGTGCCCCCATCACTAACAACACTGAATCACCATAGAAGAAACTGGTAAAGACAGGAACAACTGCTGTGACCACTAATGCATATAAAATCGAATGTCAATAAAATCCACAGGTACATTGTTCCAGGCATTTTACAGAACAGAAACCCGCCAATGCCACCCTGTGGACAAATCACGTAATGGAAACTGTTAGTAAAATATGTCAAACAGCAATATGTTTGCAGAAACTTACATTGTTTATAATGTGGGAtaacaatattacattttaagtgaAAAGATATTGAAATATGTTTAAGAAACGACAATGTCttgttattcacatttatattaaaatatccaACTTTCAGATAAATGCTCGGACCGAACTTGCTCTTCGCTACAATGACATCTCTCCGCTGGAGAACCATCACTGTGCTGTAGCTTTTGAGATACTGGAGAAggtagagaccaaaaccttctGCTTGTTTTAAAGTTTCTGTCCAAAACCGCCGTAAAGGCAAACTTGAAGGTTTTCTGTTCTTTAGACAGAGAGCAACATCTTCAGAAACCTGTCCATGGATCAATACAAACGAATAAGAGAGGGAATCATCAAGTGAGACCACCCCTCTAATTCCCTTACTACTGTCTACACTGTTATGTATGTGAGCGGTCAACATTATACAGAAGGCTTCCATGTTCTGTTGTCATTGCAGATGTATTCTGGCCACTGACATGACGAGACACAATGACATCCTCAATAAGTTCAAGTCCATCTTGTCTGACTTTGACTTCACCAACAAGGACCACAAAGAGGTGGTAAGAGGAGCAGATGTCCATtcatccacccacccatccatcattttcattattattattataattattaaattaaaatgaattatgtcACAAACAATACTTTAAAAATAGATACATATAATACAGataagaaggaaaggaaaggatctttcagatggagggttgatcagagccgctgTTTTTAGtagtataataaataataaataataaagcagAAGACCCCTGGGAGTGGGCAATGGGCATCAAATGAGAGTGTGTTATGTATGAGAGCATGACTGGTTTATTTTCAGCCCGTGTTTGAGGctttttttaagttgaaatAGTTTTCTCAGTCCCGCTTATAAACTGGTAGTTTATTCCATGACTGTGAGCCTCTAATCAACACAAGACACCCCTGTGACAAACATCGGAAAAACATCTGTCTAGAATGATATACTTGCAATAATGACAATGTGTGGGTTTCCAGTCCAGGATTTTGGGACATttcagtgttacagcagcacagatTAAGGCAATATATTACAACTGTTAAAATATAGACAGATATAAGAGGTGAAATGCATaatacacatgtaaacagaaGAATAAAATGAACCAATAAAATAGTCtaagaaataaacagctgtacaaagaaagtgtgaaaaataacacagttaTACAtagaaaagggaaagaaaacgATGCAACTGAATCAACCAAATGTTCTTACCTTGATTGAGAACGTTTATATTGTCTTCTAGTAGTTGTTTTAGTGGTAAATCAGGAGGGAGTCAACATGACCTAAAGAGAAAAAGTTGTTTAGACTTGCCATGTGCTAAGTGAAAAGTGTATTACATACATCTTCTTTGCCTTCTTTGTAAAATAATGCAACAAATACATAACATTTGCAAgaaatatttgattaatttttttgttttttgtgacacCCTCCTGTATCCACAGTTGATGATGATCCTGATCAAAGTCAGTGATATTTCTAATGAGGCACGGCCCATGGAGGTGGCTGAGCCCTGGCTAGACTGTCTCCTGCAGGAATTCTACAACCAGGTACTGTTTACGACTGCATGAAAGACACAGACTCCACCTTACAAGAatagcctgggtgaacccaaCCAAACCATTTTGGCCATCTGCAGAAtctcagaaaaaaagagaaccaTTTAcgaacaggttttttttttttttttccttaacaCAATGATTTTAGCATGTATCTCAATAGTCAAGGCTGCATCATCCAAGTGTGACCCTGTCAGCTGCAACGTTTGAGGGCCTAAACATGCCGGAAAACTCACAACAACTTTGCACACACGTCAGTCGTGGGGAAAATGTACGTCTGAAAGTGGTTTGGTGAATGGGCGTGGTAAAGTGGAATTGTGAGGGGCTAAAAGTGGACCCagaaaacttctattaggtgaTCTGGCAGCAAGTTTCATGTCCATGAAGGAAAGTTGGGACACGCATTTATTAGGTTGGGACACCTGAGAGCCTATGGActaaacccaacaggaaggcagccattttggttTGAATGGCGACTGGGAGCCACTTTTGCACATGTGGTATTTGAATCACCTCCTCCTAGAGCGTTGTTGCAGTCATCTTCAAATGCGCGCAAAGAATTCTGGGATATGGTTGGCCGCGATGTATGTTCCCCAGGCCACACAGCCCATGACCCGGTGTTgtgtgacaaataaatgaatccaCACTTGGAGGATGCAGCCTTGGCAACTGAGACacagcttttgtatacatccaacatggcagccAACAAAGagcagatgaaaagaaaaaagtgaaggTTTTATAGCTTGATTGAGTCTTTGTACTTGTACGAGGCTGCAGACACATGTTCTATGAGATACAAGTTTGCATTGTAGTGCAATGTTTGCCCTCAGAGTGACATGGAGAAGCTAGAGGGTCTCCCAGTGACCCCCTTCATGGACCGGGACAAAGTAACAAAACCTTCTTCTCAAACTGGCTTCATCAGATTTGTTCTTCTGCCTCTCTTCATCGAACTGGCCAACCTCTTCCCCTGTCTGGAGGTAATTCCccaagcacaaaaaaaaggtcatttgcGGTTTGATGAGATATAgtaaattcttctttttctttttcatgaatTCTGCAGCAGCACATCATTGACCCAGTCCGGAAAGCTCTCGACTACTACACGGAGATGGAGAAAGCCctggagagggagaaacagaaCTGGGCTCAGAGTGAAAATACTGCGAAGAGCAAGGACAACGTTGAGGGCCACACAGAGTCTGGGCTCGACGCCGCCTCTAAACTACATGCACAGAACACAACTGTGGTGGAAGAAACAGTGAAGAAGTAATCTGAGGCATGTTCATTGAAAATGGTGCCACATTATATTGAATTGACCaaatttaaagctgtaatgCATACGTTTTGGTGAtcgttgttgttattgtacctctgtttggtctttcaAATTTGTTTGCAGTGTATTACCTCTGTCTGTCGTGACATTAATctcatcacttcctgtatgtTTTGACTGTATTTCTATTTATACGTCAGTTTCAAAATGTAATCAGGCTGTTTGTAAATCCCGTTTCgtcttcacacattttttttccataccCCTGGGGGTACAAGTACTCCAGCTTTGGAATCACATGTCTAGACAGAAGTTTGCTTCTAACACAGGCCTTTAGTAGAGACGGGGTAATAAAAGAGCTAAGGAGGAACTGTAatattcttcttcctccaatAATAATATCCAACTGGCaatacactgagaggtgtaaagCTGCCCTCCCACTGTTTGAAGTTGTCAATCACAATCCTTTTCATCACAGGTAGACTTTATCACAGTTCTTCAACCACAAATGTGCCTCCAGATCTTTCATAGAACCTCCACATAGACTCTGTAATTGACAACAGATGCAAAAGGCTAAAATGTTGTCATCAAGGTGTCACCAGGAGATCAAAGAAACATCATCAATATCCCTGAGCAGATAAAAGGTGGAGAGGAGAAGAACCAAAGAAGCAATACAACACTACACTTGCACCTTTAAGTGTCCAGTATGAGCCTGGCAGACATTATTGAAGAGGATTACTAATGCCAATTTGCCAAACTTTCAACTGTGTCAAagaactttgaattttagacGTTGCACCTCTCAGCCTATCAGAGAAATAATTAGAAAAGCTTTAAGCGGCGTTATAGGGAAGCTTCTTAGATAGAAGAACGAAGCAGAGATAGTGAACAACCATGGATGGCGGCGTCACAGATACAGCATGTGACattgaaaccaaaaaaaagctgAAGCAATTGTATCAGTTGGTGGACAACCTAGATGATGATGTTGACCACACAGAGATGGAGCTCCAGGTACTAAAAGATGGTCCTCAGCTGCAGTTTGCCGGTCTATGGGATGAGCTGGAACTCTCCAACCAACTCACAAGGCAGCCTGTCAGTGACCTGAGACCTAAGACTGACAAAGTCTCTGACAAACTGAAGGttcagatgaagaaaaacaagcatcTGAAAGCCAAGCTGAACAAGGAGCGCATGTGGAAACTGCAGCTGCAGACTGAGATGACGAAGAATGAGATTCTAGCCAAAGAGAGTCAGTCTCTGGCCAAGAAGATTGAGTCTTTGACAACAGAGAACAAGTCTCTGAGTGAAGAGAATGAGTctctgaggagagagaatgagtCTCTGAGGAAAGAGAACGAGTCTCTGGACAAGGAGAATGGATCTCTAGACACCGAGAATGAGTCTCTGACAAAAGAGAACAAGTCTCTGACTGAAGAGAAAGAATCTCTGACCATAGAGAAAGAGTTGCTCACCAAAGAGAAAGACTCgctgaaaaaagagaaagagttgCTCACCAAAGAGAAAGAGTTGCTCACCAAAGAGAAAGACTCGctgaaaaaggagaaagaggtgctgacaaaagagagagagatttttaaCTCAAAGAATGAGTCACTGACCAAAGAGAACAATTCTCTGACCATAGAGAAAGAATCTCTGACCATAGAGAAAGAGCTTTTTAACACAAAGAATGAGTCACTGACCAAAGAGAAAGCATCTCTGAGCGCAGAGAATGAGTCTCTGACCAATGTGAATGAGTTTCTGACCAATGAGTACGAGTCTCTGAACAATGAGAACAACTGTCTGACCAAGATGAACCAGTCCCTGACGCAAGACAAAGAGCTGCTGACCAAAGAGAGGGAGTCTCTGACAAAAGATCGAGACTGTCTAGCTGCTGCCCTGAAAGAGGGCTGGACCTTGAGACGAGAGTTTAGTCAGGAGATGAAGAGAGTCAGAGCAGACAACTTGAAGCTCCAATCTCAGAACAGTGTCTACACACAGTTCCTGAGAGGAAAGAAGTGTTCATGTTCAAAACGGATGCTTCACTTCTTTGGTTTCCACAAAAAATGAGACTCATGAGTGGTGATTTTGGGCTGGAAATGCTGGTGGGGTCATGCAGGAAATTCTTACAATGCAATCCAGAAAAAACACCATTTCTCTCATACCCTCACAACCAAAACACAgtagcaagagagagagggcacCACAGCACCTTTGACACAAAATTGCAGCTGAATAACGCCATCACACAGACAATGTCAATCTGATGACATGTATTATCATATCAATAGCGCCACCAAATGGCAGTGTTCAAAATCTCACAATATCACATACTCGCGATCGAAACAACAACGTgacaacaatgaaaacacaatgcaCGACTCCTGGCGTGAACggctcgcacacacacaatataccACAGCCATTTCAGCACCACAGACAGGTTTACAGCTGCCACTGGGAGCCCACGTGAGGTtgtgacccccacacacacattacagaaATTCCATAACAACATTATCAATTCCAAgttggaataaaaataaattagactCACTGCTCACTTGTCGAAGAGGAATGACACTCTGCAGTCCTTCATGTCCGCAAACGTCTCTGTGATCataaaggtgacattgaatgcttgtatcgcacatatatgttagttatggaggtctacttacatatattaacttgttttcatggttaaaaacctcctaatcgctgcaaacgagccgatcaaaatatctcctccaCTGACGCTCtggtcagccgcgctgtttcagaccaaaatcacacccccagaacgtggactgtgttgtgattggccagccaacgagagctttcccactgtcctgtgattggccaggtacctggaagtgacgtcactggtaggccagctctcagatacacagctccccctctggcacggtggatgctctgcatctcagcagctacaacgagagtagttcttcttctgcggttgaatgtacgcaaccggatgtgcccggactagtgcccgcaccaggaggcgctacagaggtgagaggagtcgtgaggttttctgatgacaaCGTCAACCCAcggagcccaggaaaacaaaactctattttctcagcagtggctgaactgtttgttctgaaacgttagggtttcataaacgaggtaatgacgcagatacacacacaaacgcagcgttaattagAGCTTCCGGTCTATATCGCCTTTAAAATCCAGCAGTCAATGGATGAGTTATCCGAGTGCCCGCCCTTGCTTCAAATCAGCCAATGAGAAGCGCTCTGGGTGCCCTGAACTTCAGGCTCCACTGCCGAAACAGTCCACAACACTCCAGGCACAGGGCTATCTCGGCTCTGTGCCCCACAGAATCAGGCACAACACACTATTCGCACACCACTACACTACATAAAGTGTCTACAGAGGAAATTGCgttcatcaaatgaaaactgcGGACATTTCATTGGGGACAAggttgaatttattattaacttgtgctcaacgacatttttgacacaggacAACTTATAAAAAGCTTATAATCCTCCCCTTCCTAATGGGAAGCAGGAGCagctgtaacaaaaacaaaaaagcatcttcattctttattttaagtcggaaaataatattttatttattttttttaattggtcaATGTAGAAATGAAGACATAAGAGCGGTGGCTTTGTTAGTTTTATTCGTCTTACAAGAGGAACAGACAGCACAGAGCATCCAGGCTTTTGTGCAGTTGATCAGGGGAAAGGTGTTATGACTTGGAACAGCCCACACAGCTCTGTGGGCAGCAGTTGGTTGGTTAGACAGAGTCTGGGAATCTGCTGATGCCAGGCACATAGAGACAAAGAATGGTAATGGAATGGTAAAAACACAGTATAATATCTCAGTGAATTAACTCCCAATATGGCAATTGATGGAAATACAAATCTGTGAAAATCTGGTTCTGGGGGCTTACCCACTGCATCAAGGTCTTTGTGAAGGAAAATGAGTAGACTCAAATGTTAAATTGCAGGTTTGTCTCAGACTTCTATTTATGGTTTATGGTTCTGATTATAATTAGGTCAATCCTGTGTAGCAACATCAGAATTGACAACACAACCTGCAATTAACAATTAGCCAAGTGTCCTTTAGTGACTTTGAACAAAGAAAGGTGTGTGGAACATTACTGAAAATGTAAGGAATTACCAATTACCAGTGCCATAAAACAACTGTGATCAAAGGCATGAGTCTGTCTGTTAATCGCATgagtcacttttatttaaatagcccagtatcacaaacacagtttgcctcGCAGGGCTTTACAGTGTACAGCAGATGACACCCACTacccttagaccctcacattgagggtttacaaaagaaaaccttttactttacaaaataaaacctccagaggagccacagaggagACATCCCTCTTCCAGCATGGACAGCAGTAGGTGtatgtacagaaacaagttcagcagattaTAAAAAAGATCAATTTTACAAACAATAGAGGCATGTAAAATTTTGAGGACAACAGGAATTATAACAGAAGCTGATAGCAAAGATAGCAacttactaagggcaccagtgtggtAGACATGTGACAGATATACTGCTAAACAAGCCACTTCCGCACGCCTAAAGACATCCGTGCCTGCTATAGAGGGAGGATGCATTTGATGCTGCATTAGCTGAAGGCTGAGATATGAGT
Above is a window of Solea senegalensis isolate Sse05_10M linkage group LG2, IFAPA_SoseM_1, whole genome shotgun sequence DNA encoding:
- the si:dkey-219c10.4 gene encoding high affinity cGMP-specific 3',5'-cyclic phosphodiesterase 9A isoform X1; the protein is MATKIIYFTVNGRPEQAEFPLDCPAQDVKDLFRSAAEAGPHDILKLYNPKGNIINISPALKPNSPNSCYKLEVVAADCNSEPLGVELAGALGFDFSSMEKRLQGLEKKILIEAGETPAVVYEMKKQVDSFREKLESVEHLSWLGLFKDLSEGAHKPSPFYHKRTLRKTREECDHVREKFLQMSSLEVSEEVRQYLKTPTFDNWQWEDAEIMVLLQVMYTDLDFIATFRIETEVLQQFLFEVYRRYNNIPFHNFKHCFCVTQMMYGLIWLIDLRNKMDAIDLLIMLTSAVCHDLDHTGYNNAYQINARTELALRYNDISPLENHHCAVAFEILEKTESNIFRNLSMDQYKRIREGIIKCILATDMTRHNDILNKFKSILSDFDFTNKDHKEVLMMILIKVSDISNEARPMEVAEPWLDCLLQEFYNQSDMEKLEGLPVTPFMDRDKVTKPSSQTGFIRFVLLPLFIELANLFPCLEQHIIDPVRKALDYYTEMEKALEREKQNWAQSENTAKSKDNVEGHTESGLDAASKLHAQNTTVVEETVKK
- the si:dkey-219c10.4 gene encoding high affinity cGMP-specific 3',5'-cyclic phosphodiesterase 9A isoform X2, producing MATKIIYFTVNGRPEQAEFPLDCPAQDVKDLFRSAAEAGPHDILKLYNPKGNIINISPALKPNSPNSCYKLEVVAADCNSVELAGALGFDFSSMEKRLQGLEKKILIEAGETPAVVYEMKKQVDSFREKLESVEHLSWLGLFKDLSEGAHKPSPFYHKRTLRKTREECDHVREKFLQMSSLEVSEEVRQYLKTPTFDNWQWEDAEIMVLLQVMYTDLDFIATFRIETEVLQQFLFEVYRRYNNIPFHNFKHCFCVTQMMYGLIWLIDLRNKMDAIDLLIMLTSAVCHDLDHTGYNNAYQINARTELALRYNDISPLENHHCAVAFEILEKTESNIFRNLSMDQYKRIREGIIKCILATDMTRHNDILNKFKSILSDFDFTNKDHKEVLMMILIKVSDISNEARPMEVAEPWLDCLLQEFYNQSDMEKLEGLPVTPFMDRDKVTKPSSQTGFIRFVLLPLFIELANLFPCLEQHIIDPVRKALDYYTEMEKALEREKQNWAQSENTAKSKDNVEGHTESGLDAASKLHAQNTTVVEETVKK